A window of Fibrobacter sp. UWB11 contains these coding sequences:
- a CDS encoding NifB/NifX family molybdenum-iron cluster-binding protein, giving the protein MAKYKVAVATNDGINVNVHFGHAAAFDIYEVDDVSGKFEKIEVRIKPEHCDGSCGDGACGRQEVEHSSMFAAAKNLADLDYVLCQQLGPQAIQSLARFNVRAFDIALPIDEAIAKINLYRKKLAERLSRIKGLQNKTL; this is encoded by the coding sequence ATGGCTAAATACAAAGTAGCAGTTGCCACAAATGATGGCATAAACGTCAATGTCCATTTTGGACATGCAGCAGCTTTTGACATTTATGAAGTCGATGACGTGAGCGGAAAATTTGAAAAGATTGAAGTTCGCATAAAGCCAGAACATTGCGATGGTTCGTGCGGAGACGGAGCATGTGGAAGGCAAGAGGTTGAACATTCGTCTATGTTTGCGGCCGCAAAAAATCTTGCTGATTTAGATTACGTTCTTTGCCAACAGCTTGGCCCGCAGGCAATTCAATCATTGGCTCGCTTTAACGTGCGTGCTTTTGATATTGCGCTCCCCATCGATGAAGCAATCGCCAAGATAAATTTATACCGAAAGAAATTAGCTGAACGACTTTCAAGAATCAAGGGTTTACAAAATAAGACTTTATAA
- a CDS encoding radical SAM protein, with amino-acid sequence MAIDQENVFREHPCFGACKNRKGRIHLPVAPGCNIECRFCDRRINEDAQIPGNTSKVIKPEEACGYIRKALEFVPELTTVGIAGPGDTLATPFALDTFRLVKKEFPQLIRCMSTNGLLLNDKADEVIDVGIDTLTVTVNAVDPEIEAMINARIFYHGKTYTGVEAAEILIHNQLEGIRKVAKSGTLIKVNTVLCPGINDKHIEDVAATVREAGAIIYNIIPLIPQNGFKDIPAPTPKGLAIAQEQAGVFINVFKHCAHCRADAVGVPGVYDVGAQIYMDRIRVKETFSHG; translated from the coding sequence ATGGCAATCGATCAAGAAAACGTTTTTAGAGAGCACCCTTGTTTTGGTGCGTGTAAGAATCGTAAAGGGCGTATTCATTTGCCCGTCGCTCCGGGCTGCAATATCGAATGCCGTTTTTGCGACCGCCGCATCAACGAAGACGCACAAATCCCGGGAAATACAAGTAAAGTCATTAAGCCCGAAGAAGCATGCGGATACATTCGCAAAGCATTAGAATTCGTGCCGGAGCTTACCACGGTGGGTATTGCAGGGCCTGGCGATACGCTTGCAACGCCGTTTGCACTGGATACGTTCCGCCTCGTCAAAAAGGAATTTCCGCAGTTGATTCGTTGCATGAGCACAAATGGGCTTTTGCTGAACGACAAAGCAGACGAAGTCATTGATGTGGGTATCGACACGCTGACGGTTACGGTGAATGCCGTTGACCCAGAAATCGAGGCTATGATCAACGCGAGAATTTTCTACCACGGCAAAACTTATACGGGCGTTGAAGCAGCTGAAATTCTGATTCACAACCAGCTCGAAGGGATCCGCAAAGTTGCAAAGAGCGGCACGCTTATCAAGGTAAATACAGTTCTTTGCCCAGGAATCAACGACAAGCATATCGAAGATGTCGCTGCAACTGTCCGCGAAGCCGGTGCGATTATATATAACATCATCCCGTTGATTCCGCAGAACGGTTTCAAAGACATTCCGGCACCAACTCCGAAGGGACTCGCAATTGCACAGGAACAGGCAGGCGTATTTATCAACGTGTTCAAGCATTGTGCGCATTGCCGCGCTGATGCCGTTGGCGTTCCCGGCGTTTACGATGTTGGTGCACAAATCTACATGGACCGCATCCGTGTAAAGGAGACATTCTCTCATGGCTAA
- the nifH gene encoding nitrogenase iron protein, producing the protein MSKKLRQIAIYGKGGIGKSTTTQNLTAGLVEQGKHVLVVGCDPKADSTRLLLGGLHQKTVLDTIRDNKTEIQLSDLEKVGFKGVRCVESGGPEPGVGCAGRGIITSISMLEQLGAYTEDLDYVFYDVLGDVVCGGFAMPIREGKAKEIYIVASGEMMALYAANNICKGIAKYAERGEVRLGGIICNSRNVDNELDLLRAFTKELNTQLIQYVPRNNIVQQAEIRKKTVIDFEPNCNQANVYRELAKNIDENELFTIPTPMTQDRLEQILIDYGMMEKDYSI; encoded by the coding sequence ATGTCAAAGAAATTACGTCAGATTGCTATTTATGGTAAAGGTGGCATCGGCAAATCTACTACGACACAGAACTTGACTGCAGGCCTTGTCGAACAAGGTAAACATGTTCTCGTTGTCGGTTGCGACCCCAAGGCGGACTCTACGCGACTCTTGCTCGGTGGCCTCCATCAGAAAACCGTGCTTGACACCATTCGCGATAATAAGACCGAAATTCAACTCTCTGACCTTGAAAAGGTCGGCTTCAAGGGCGTTCGCTGTGTGGAATCCGGTGGCCCGGAACCGGGCGTAGGTTGCGCAGGCCGCGGCATTATCACTTCCATCAGCATGCTCGAACAGCTCGGCGCATACACTGAAGATCTCGACTACGTATTCTACGATGTGCTCGGTGACGTTGTGTGCGGTGGCTTTGCTATGCCGATTCGCGAAGGCAAGGCCAAGGAAATCTACATCGTGGCTTCTGGCGAAATGATGGCCCTTTACGCTGCAAATAACATCTGTAAGGGTATCGCAAAGTATGCTGAACGTGGTGAAGTTCGCCTCGGCGGTATCATCTGCAATAGCCGTAACGTCGATAACGAACTTGATTTGCTCCGTGCGTTCACTAAGGAACTCAACACACAACTCATCCAGTATGTGCCGCGCAACAACATCGTGCAGCAGGCCGAAATTCGCAAGAAGACCGTGATTGATTTCGAACCGAACTGCAACCAGGCCAACGTTTACCGCGAACTTGCAAAGAATATCGACGAAAACGAACTCTTTACCATCCCGACTCCGATGACGCAGGACCGCTTGGAACAAATTCTCATCGACTACGGTATGATGGAAAAAGACTACTCCATTTAA
- a CDS encoding class I SAM-dependent methyltransferase translates to MESLTAKLCAFARAWHSSQPDHTVFNDFLALDFMGREEYDKVSNFILKRFSQESENSVEYFNRKYFLPIVLSRSRFAEDRVKLLAQSGPIQYVICGAGVDTFSFRNKNPNVEVFELDLLPTQSYKKKRIRELQWNVSKNVHFVAVDFSKDRIVDKLVENGFDRKKPTVVSILGVSYYLPLSVFAETIRQFSEIAATGISIIFDYLQKEAFSTSVLQLKKIVADCGETMAEGYRDREVFEVLERNGFKVDEFLGESALQQRYFLTGDLKAFDSVRLIAAVR, encoded by the coding sequence ATGGAAAGTTTAACAGCAAAATTGTGCGCATTTGCTCGTGCTTGGCATTCGTCGCAGCCAGACCACACCGTTTTCAATGATTTCTTGGCCCTGGACTTTATGGGTCGAGAAGAATACGATAAAGTTTCGAACTTTATCTTAAAACGTTTTTCGCAAGAATCGGAAAATTCGGTTGAGTATTTCAATCGAAAATATTTCCTCCCAATCGTACTTTCGCGAAGCCGCTTTGCAGAAGATCGCGTGAAGCTTTTGGCCCAATCGGGGCCGATTCAATATGTGATTTGCGGAGCAGGTGTAGACACGTTCTCATTTCGCAACAAAAATCCAAATGTCGAAGTTTTCGAATTAGATTTGCTACCAACGCAAAGCTACAAGAAAAAACGCATTCGTGAGCTTCAGTGGAATGTTTCGAAGAACGTCCATTTTGTTGCGGTTGATTTTAGCAAGGATCGCATTGTAGATAAGCTTGTTGAAAACGGTTTTGACCGCAAAAAGCCAACTGTCGTCAGCATATTGGGCGTCTCGTATTATCTGCCGCTGTCCGTATTTGCCGAGACAATTCGTCAGTTTTCGGAAATTGCAGCAACAGGAATTTCAATTATATTCGACTACCTGCAAAAAGAAGCGTTCTCTACTTCCGTTTTGCAATTGAAAAAAATCGTTGCCGATTGCGGTGAAACAATGGCAGAAGGCTATCGTGATCGTGAAGTTTTTGAAGTACTTGAACGCAATGGTTTTAAGGTCGATGAATTTCTTGGTGAAAGCGCATTACAACAACGTTACTTTCTGACAGGAGACCTTAAAGCATTTGATTCCGTGCGCCTCATCGCAGCAGTGCGTTGA
- a CDS encoding PLP-dependent aspartate aminotransferase family protein, whose protein sequence is MSNFNYIETKLIHGGIDGDKTTGAVNVPIYQTSTYKQYGLGENTGWEYSRTGNPTRAALEALIAELEGGVAGFAFASGMAATSTVLSLFKQGDRIIISSNVYGGTFRVLDKVFKNLGITYSIEDTTDLKTLETKITSDVKAFFVESPANPLLTVTDLAGVAAIAKKHNILTIVDNTFMTPYLQRPLELGADIVVHSATKYLGGHSDVVAGLAVTNNKEIAERLAFNQNAVGAVLGPFDSFLLIRGIKTLGVRLDRHTENAESIARYLEKHEAVKHVYYPGLPTAQGYEINKKQAKNGGAMISFELRENYDIKKFFKALKLVSLAESLGGVESLVCHPATMTHASIPKEIREKVGITDGLIRLSVGIEKVDDIISDVNAAIEAAKA, encoded by the coding sequence ATGTCAAATTTCAACTATATCGAAACGAAACTCATTCACGGCGGCATTGATGGCGACAAAACAACAGGAGCTGTCAACGTTCCCATTTACCAGACTTCAACCTACAAGCAGTACGGCCTCGGAGAAAATACGGGCTGGGAATATTCCCGCACAGGAAACCCGACGCGCGCTGCGTTGGAAGCTTTAATTGCGGAACTCGAAGGCGGTGTTGCCGGCTTTGCTTTTGCGAGCGGCATGGCAGCAACATCAACTGTTCTTTCACTTTTCAAGCAAGGCGACCGCATCATTATTTCGAGCAACGTCTATGGCGGAACCTTCCGCGTTCTTGACAAAGTATTCAAGAATCTCGGCATTACGTACTCCATTGAAGACACCACCGATTTAAAAACGCTCGAAACCAAGATTACGTCCGATGTGAAGGCATTTTTCGTTGAAAGCCCAGCCAACCCGCTTTTGACCGTGACGGACTTGGCAGGCGTTGCTGCAATTGCAAAGAAACATAATATCTTGACCATTGTCGATAATACATTCATGACTCCTTATTTGCAGCGTCCGTTGGAACTCGGCGCCGACATTGTGGTACATTCCGCAACCAAGTATTTGGGCGGCCATAGCGATGTGGTGGCTGGCCTTGCAGTGACCAACAACAAGGAAATTGCAGAACGTCTCGCATTCAATCAGAATGCAGTAGGCGCAGTACTTGGACCTTTCGATTCTTTCCTCTTGATTCGCGGCATCAAAACTCTTGGTGTTCGCTTGGATCGTCATACCGAAAATGCTGAAAGTATCGCCCGCTATCTCGAAAAGCACGAAGCCGTAAAGCACGTTTATTATCCGGGACTCCCGACAGCTCAAGGTTATGAAATCAACAAAAAGCAGGCCAAAAACGGCGGCGCCATGATTTCATTCGAACTCCGCGAAAACTATGACATCAAGAAATTCTTCAAGGCCCTCAAACTAGTGTCACTTGCCGAAAGTTTGGGCGGTGTCGAAAGCCTCGTATGCCATCCGGCCACAATGACCCACGCATCCATTCCAAAGGAAATCCGCGAAAAAGTCGGTATTACCGATGGACTTATCCGCTTGTCTGTGGGCATCGAAAAAGTGGATGACATCATTTCGGACGTAAACGCAGCTATTGAAGCAGCAAAGGCATAA
- a CDS encoding ABC transporter ATP-binding protein, which yields MSQTQSGFEATNLGFSYDGKPILKDINLKINQGEFVCLLGESGSGKTTLLNLLAGLTKPSEGRVYWKGKEIEKPSAERSVVFQDYTLFPWLTLLQNVSLAIKKTKKVNGRFAKHLAEEYLNLVGLSGSLHKYPFELSGGMRQRGAIARALSVGADALLLDEPFGALDPVNRASLQDLVLELCRGVKDRPITTLFVTHDIREAVYLGSRIIVLGSTPGRIIADIPLDFPVKKSRTEWFRNEKVQKTIIEIEDAYHKDILEKLGHTVQEGASI from the coding sequence ATGAGTCAAACGCAAAGTGGTTTTGAAGCAACAAATCTCGGTTTTTCTTATGATGGCAAGCCCATCCTGAAAGACATCAACTTGAAAATCAACCAAGGCGAATTTGTTTGTTTACTAGGCGAAAGCGGCAGTGGCAAGACCACTTTGCTGAACCTTCTCGCCGGGCTTACTAAGCCAAGCGAAGGGCGTGTCTACTGGAAGGGAAAAGAAATCGAAAAACCTTCCGCAGAAAGGAGCGTAGTCTTTCAAGACTACACTCTTTTTCCTTGGTTAACCCTTCTACAAAATGTTTCGCTCGCTATTAAAAAAACTAAAAAGGTCAATGGGCGTTTTGCAAAACATTTGGCTGAAGAATATTTGAACTTGGTGGGACTTTCCGGAAGCCTCCATAAATATCCCTTTGAACTTTCGGGCGGTATGCGTCAACGTGGAGCTATTGCAAGAGCGTTGAGCGTTGGGGCGGACGCCCTTCTTTTGGATGAACCCTTTGGAGCGCTTGATCCTGTAAATCGTGCAAGCCTTCAAGATTTAGTCCTTGAGCTTTGCCGTGGCGTAAAAGACCGTCCGATAACAACTTTGTTTGTGACGCACGATATTCGCGAGGCTGTTTATTTAGGGAGCCGAATTATTGTATTGGGTTCTACGCCTGGCCGCATTATTGCCGATATTCCTTTGGATTTCCCGGTGAAGAAAAGTCGCACGGAATGGTTCCGCAACGAAAAAGTTCAAAAAACAATTATCGAAATCGAAGATGCCTACCACAAGGACATCCTTGAAAAACTCGGCCATACCGTACAGGAGGGCGCTAGCATATGA
- a CDS encoding DUF2442 domain-containing protein has protein sequence MHKRDIESAELVKGGILLTAKDGRTALLKFRDSERLRSASAEQRAAFRLSFGGLHWDEIDEDLSYDSIFEPQAHPLRGSAKFKSLNMSEVARRLGIQQSLMAAYMNGSKKPSAEREKLIREEIRKIGRELLEI, from the coding sequence ATGCACAAAAGAGACATCGAAAGCGCTGAACTCGTGAAGGGCGGAATTTTGCTAACAGCAAAGGATGGGCGTACAGCCCTTTTGAAATTCCGTGATTCGGAACGACTTCGTTCTGCTAGTGCAGAACAGCGGGCTGCTTTCAGATTGTCTTTTGGTGGCTTGCACTGGGATGAAATAGACGAAGATCTCTCTTACGATAGCATTTTTGAACCGCAAGCACATCCGTTGCGTGGCTCGGCGAAATTTAAATCGCTTAATATGTCCGAAGTGGCAAGACGGCTAGGAATACAACAGTCGTTGATGGCTGCGTATATGAATGGTTCCAAAAAGCCGTCTGCTGAACGGGAAAAACTTATTCGTGAAGAAATCCGTAAAATTGGGCGAGAACTTTTGGAAATTTGA
- the cysK gene encoding cysteine synthase A has protein sequence MSKIYASADQLIGHTPLLELSHIEKENNLQAKIVAKLEYFNPAGSVKDRIAKAMIDDAEASGKLKPGSVIIEPTSGNTGIGLASVAAARGYRIIIVMPETMSIERRQLIKAYGAEIVLTEGAKGMKGAIARATELSNEIPNSFIPGQFVNPANPAAHKATTGPEIWEDTDGKVDIFVAGVGTGGTVTGVGEYLKSQNPNVKVVAVEPESSPVLSKGTAGPHKIQGIGAGFVPDTLNTSVYDEVLPVKNEDAFAAGKAIAKAEGILVGISSGAALHAAVELAKRPENKGKTIVALLPDSGDRYLSTPLFAD, from the coding sequence ATGTCAAAAATTTACGCATCTGCTGACCAACTTATCGGTCATACCCCGCTCCTCGAACTTTCCCACATCGAAAAGGAAAACAATCTCCAGGCTAAGATTGTGGCAAAGCTTGAATATTTCAACCCGGCTGGATCTGTCAAAGATCGTATTGCTAAGGCAATGATTGACGATGCCGAAGCTTCAGGCAAGCTTAAGCCGGGTTCCGTGATTATCGAACCGACTTCTGGTAACACTGGTATCGGTCTCGCTTCCGTCGCAGCAGCTCGCGGCTACCGCATCATCATCGTGATGCCGGAAACCATGAGTATCGAACGTCGCCAGCTCATCAAGGCTTACGGTGCAGAAATTGTTCTCACTGAAGGCGCTAAGGGCATGAAGGGCGCTATCGCTCGTGCAACGGAACTTTCCAATGAAATTCCGAACAGCTTTATCCCGGGTCAGTTCGTGAACCCGGCAAACCCGGCCGCTCACAAGGCAACGACGGGTCCGGAAATTTGGGAAGACACGGATGGCAAGGTTGACATTTTCGTCGCAGGTGTAGGTACTGGTGGAACGGTCACGGGTGTCGGTGAATACCTCAAGTCCCAAAATCCGAATGTGAAGGTTGTCGCAGTTGAACCGGAATCTTCTCCGGTGCTTTCCAAGGGCACGGCTGGTCCGCACAAGATCCAGGGTATTGGCGCAGGCTTTGTTCCGGATACTTTGAACACCTCCGTCTATGACGAAGTGCTCCCGGTCAAGAACGAAGACGCATTCGCCGCTGGCAAGGCAATTGCCAAGGCTGAAGGTATCCTCGTCGGTATCTCTTCTGGTGCAGCCCTCCACGCCGCAGTCGAACTTGCAAAGCGCCCGGAAAACAAGGGCAAGACGATTGTCGCACTCCTCCCGGATAGCGGCGACCGTTACCTCTCCACTCCGCTCTTTGCTGACTAA
- a CDS encoding PLP-dependent cysteine synthase family protein, producing the protein MKYYESMKSLIGNTPLVKLTHVGVPEGVNLFVKLELWNPSGSVKDRTGYYMVEEAFEQGTLKPGGTIIEATAGNTGLGIAFAALNRDVRVIFVVPTKFSQEKQTLLRALGAELINTPREEGMLGAEKKAEELLKQIPDSISLRQFHNMANPRAHYETTGPEIYKDLDGHIDYIVAGAGSGGTYSGILKYLKERNPNIQGVLADPVGSTMGGGEHGDYNIEGIGNDFIADTMDMSLVDRVVKINDDDAFGGARDLAKKEGIIAGSSSGAAFAAAKKLIASGARGNIVFVAPDRGDRYFSKGLYK; encoded by the coding sequence ATGAAATACTATGAATCCATGAAATCGTTAATCGGAAACACACCGCTTGTTAAGCTTACTCATGTTGGAGTTCCAGAAGGTGTAAACTTGTTTGTGAAGCTTGAGTTGTGGAATCCTTCGGGTAGCGTGAAAGACCGTACCGGTTATTATATGGTCGAAGAAGCTTTCGAACAAGGAACGCTCAAGCCAGGTGGAACGATTATCGAAGCTACTGCAGGAAACACCGGTCTCGGAATCGCCTTTGCCGCCCTCAACCGCGACGTGCGCGTAATCTTTGTGGTACCAACAAAGTTCTCGCAAGAAAAGCAGACGCTTTTGCGTGCGCTAGGCGCAGAACTCATCAACACCCCGCGTGAAGAAGGCATGCTCGGAGCCGAAAAGAAAGCCGAAGAATTACTCAAGCAAATCCCGGATTCCATTTCGCTCAGACAATTCCATAACATGGCAAATCCTCGCGCCCATTACGAAACGACCGGCCCCGAGATTTACAAGGACCTTGACGGACATATCGATTATATAGTCGCTGGCGCAGGGAGCGGCGGCACATATTCGGGAATCCTCAAGTACCTCAAGGAACGTAATCCCAATATTCAAGGCGTGTTGGCAGACCCCGTAGGCTCCACAATGGGCGGCGGCGAACATGGCGATTATAACATCGAAGGAATCGGAAACGATTTTATCGCCGACACTATGGACATGTCCCTCGTCGATAGAGTTGTAAAAATCAATGATGACGACGCTTTTGGCGGTGCACGCGACCTCGCCAAAAAAGAAGGCATCATTGCAGGATCTTCATCGGGAGCGGCTTTTGCGGCTGCCAAAAAATTGATTGCTTCGGGCGCACGCGGAAACATCGTCTTTGTAGCACCGGACCGTGGCGACCGCTACTTTAGCAAGGGATTATATAAATAG
- a CDS encoding O-acetylhomoserine aminocarboxypropyltransferase/cysteine synthase family protein, with product MTTQNKLHFETLQLHVGQEQADPATDSRAVPIYQTTSYVFHSAQHASDRFHLKDAGNIYGRLTNTTQDVFEKRIAALEGGIAGLAVASGAAALTYAITALARKGDHVVAQRSIYGGTYNLLEHTLSKFGIETTFVDIHNLKEVEGAIKANTKLVFIETLGNPNSDIPDIEAISELAHKNKIPVVIDNTFGTPYLIRPLEHGADIVVHSATKFIGGHGTTLGGVIVDGGKFDWAASGKFPQFTETNPSYGVPFTAAAGAAAYIVYIRAILLRDEGAAISPFNAFLLLQGTETLSLRLDRHVENTKKVLEFLSKHPKVAKVNHPSFADHPQHALYQKYFPNGAGSIFTFDVKGGQAEAFKFIDGLKIFSLLANVADVKSLVVHPYTTTHSELTPAELAEAGISPATIRLSIGTEHYEDIINDLAQALDQI from the coding sequence ATGACGACTCAGAACAAACTCCATTTCGAAACTCTTCAGCTCCACGTTGGTCAGGAACAGGCAGACCCGGCAACCGATTCCCGCGCAGTTCCTATATACCAGACCACCTCTTACGTGTTCCACAGCGCTCAGCACGCTTCTGACCGTTTCCACCTGAAGGATGCTGGTAACATTTACGGCCGCCTCACCAATACCACTCAGGACGTTTTTGAAAAGCGCATCGCTGCTCTCGAAGGCGGTATCGCAGGTCTCGCAGTCGCTTCTGGTGCAGCAGCTCTTACTTACGCCATCACGGCTCTCGCCCGCAAGGGTGATCACGTGGTCGCTCAGCGTTCCATCTACGGCGGTACATACAACCTCCTGGAACATACGCTCAGCAAGTTCGGCATTGAAACGACTTTCGTTGACATCCACAACCTCAAGGAAGTCGAAGGTGCCATCAAGGCTAACACGAAGCTCGTCTTCATTGAAACGCTCGGCAACCCGAACTCCGACATCCCGGATATCGAAGCCATTTCCGAACTCGCTCACAAGAACAAGATTCCGGTCGTGATCGACAACACCTTCGGTACTCCGTACTTGATTCGTCCGCTCGAACACGGTGCTGATATCGTCGTGCATTCTGCAACGAAGTTCATCGGCGGTCACGGTACGACTCTCGGCGGCGTGATTGTTGACGGTGGCAAGTTTGATTGGGCTGCATCTGGCAAGTTCCCGCAGTTCACCGAAACGAACCCGAGCTACGGTGTGCCTTTCACCGCAGCAGCTGGCGCTGCAGCTTACATCGTTTACATCCGCGCTATCCTTCTCCGTGACGAAGGTGCAGCAATTTCCCCGTTCAACGCATTCCTTCTCTTGCAGGGCACTGAAACGCTTTCGCTCCGCCTTGACCGTCATGTGGAAAACACCAAGAAGGTTCTCGAATTCCTCTCGAAGCACCCGAAGGTCGCTAAGGTCAACCACCCGAGCTTTGCAGATCATCCGCAGCACGCTCTCTACCAGAAGTACTTCCCGAACGGTGCAGGTTCCATCTTCACATTCGATGTGAAGGGCGGCCAGGCAGAAGCCTTCAAGTTCATCGACGGGCTCAAAATTTTCAGCTTGCTCGCTAACGTTGCCGACGTGAAGAGCCTCGTTGTTCACCCGTATACAACGACCCACTCCGAACTCACTCCGGCTGAACTTGCCGAAGCTGGTATCTCTCCTGCAACGATCCGTCTCTCTATCGGTACGGAACACTACGAAGACATCATCAACGACCTCGCACAGGCTCTTGACCAGATTTAA
- the mnmA gene encoding tRNA 2-thiouridine(34) synthase MnmA translates to MSQKKRVAVGLSGGVDSALSAYLLKKQGYEVVGMTMATWDGSVKMPAVEGREGCYGPSEDKNIEEAKLVAERLGIPHYVVPVAEEYKHRVLDYFRAEYRAGRTPNPCVRCNQSIKFGALLHAARKMGIEFDYFATGHYARLDFLNPDVPFLYEALDEHKDQTYFLSRLTAEQLSTVIFPLGGMQKAEVKALAKEIGWDDFATKRESQDFIECGDYSVLFDESDNVPGDFVDVNGKILGKHKGIVHYTIGQRKGLNIGGQAEPLYVVAIDAHHNQVILGPRSALSCTEVSGVDLNLMVSETSPLLKEPLTAHIRLGHKGATARITALDTAAGKIRVQFDEPQFASAPGQVLVLYANKGVVASAIIDK, encoded by the coding sequence ATGTCACAGAAAAAGCGTGTCGCTGTAGGATTGTCGGGCGGTGTGGATTCCGCCCTTTCGGCGTATTTACTGAAAAAGCAAGGTTACGAAGTTGTCGGCATGACGATGGCAACGTGGGACGGCTCCGTGAAAATGCCCGCGGTCGAAGGTCGCGAAGGTTGCTATGGCCCTAGCGAAGACAAGAACATCGAAGAAGCTAAACTTGTCGCAGAGCGTCTCGGGATTCCGCATTATGTTGTTCCGGTCGCCGAAGAATACAAGCACCGGGTTCTCGATTATTTTCGTGCAGAATACCGCGCAGGGCGAACGCCGAATCCGTGCGTCCGTTGCAATCAGAGCATCAAATTCGGAGCACTGTTGCATGCTGCCCGCAAAATGGGAATTGAATTCGATTATTTTGCGACTGGGCATTACGCGCGGCTCGACTTTTTAAATCCAGATGTTCCGTTCTTGTACGAAGCGCTGGACGAGCATAAAGATCAGACGTACTTTTTGTCACGACTTACGGCAGAGCAACTTTCGACAGTGATTTTTCCGCTAGGCGGAATGCAGAAAGCCGAAGTAAAAGCGCTCGCCAAAGAAATCGGCTGGGACGATTTTGCAACAAAGCGCGAAAGCCAGGACTTTATCGAATGCGGCGATTACTCGGTGTTATTTGACGAGAGCGACAATGTTCCTGGAGATTTTGTCGATGTGAACGGCAAAATTCTTGGAAAGCACAAGGGAATTGTGCATTACACGATCGGACAACGCAAGGGGCTCAACATCGGCGGGCAAGCAGAACCGCTTTATGTTGTAGCGATTGACGCACACCACAACCAGGTAATTCTCGGACCGCGCAGCGCATTGAGCTGTACCGAAGTTTCAGGCGTTGACTTGAACTTGATGGTTTCGGAAACGTCCCCACTTTTAAAAGAACCGCTCACAGCGCACATTCGCCTCGGTCACAAAGGCGCAACAGCTAGAATTACTGCTTTGGACACTGCCGCCGGCAAAATCCGCGTGCAGTTTGATGAGCCACAATTCGCATCTGCTCCGGGACAAGTGCTCGTGCTATACGCGAACAAAGGCGTGGTCGCGAGCGCGATAATTGATAAGTGA
- a CDS encoding ABC transporter permease, whose translation MRIFVKYLSKFSGFLFLLLLLGIWTFISSGPEWSSQYLFPSPKAIAEALFNSREELLRSAWASLLKLVPAYFAAAVVGISVGIVSGSVPWVGNMLKPISRFAAPIPPNVYIPYAIAILPTFYLSSTFIIFIAAFWPIYLNTAAGAADIPEKYKRNAAIIGIGRFEYLWRIAFVASLPSIFSGLSVGMGLSFIMLTVAELFGENTGLGHFVQFYADYSDYPNMVAGILWTGIVVLAIMELFEFVKRKVLFWTKVN comes from the coding sequence ATGAGAATTTTTGTAAAATACCTATCTAAATTTTCAGGATTTTTATTCCTTCTTCTTTTGCTTGGAATTTGGACGTTTATCAGTAGCGGCCCGGAATGGAGTAGCCAATATTTGTTCCCATCGCCCAAAGCGATTGCGGAAGCCCTCTTCAATTCTCGTGAAGAACTTTTGCGGAGTGCGTGGGCGTCGCTCCTGAAGCTTGTTCCCGCTTATTTTGCCGCGGCTGTTGTCGGGATTTCCGTTGGAATTGTTTCTGGATCCGTTCCTTGGGTGGGCAATATGTTAAAGCCTATTTCCCGATTTGCGGCACCCATTCCGCCTAACGTCTATATTCCTTACGCAATCGCCATTTTGCCGACATTCTATCTTTCTTCCACATTCATCATTTTTATTGCCGCTTTTTGGCCCATTTACTTGAATACCGCAGCCGGTGCTGCCGATATTCCTGAAAAATACAAGCGGAACGCCGCCATCATCGGCATTGGTCGCTTTGAATACTTGTGGAGAATTGCCTTTGTCGCAAGCCTTCCTTCCATTTTTTCGGGGCTTTCTGTAGGCATGGGGCTTTCGTTCATTATGCTCACTGTTGCTGAACTCTTTGGCGAAAATACAGGGCTAGGGCATTTCGTGCAATTTTATGCAGACTATTCCGATTACCCCAACATGGTTGCCGGAATCCTTTGGACGGGCATTGTTGTTCTTGCGATTATGGAACTATTTGAATTTGTAAAACGCAAGGTTTTGTTTTGGACAAAAGTAAATTAA